In Rhinolophus ferrumequinum isolate MPI-CBG mRhiFer1 chromosome 18, mRhiFer1_v1.p, whole genome shotgun sequence, a genomic segment contains:
- the CERS4 gene encoding ceramide synthase 4 isoform X1: MARELGQARGPLPRCPLPVRPASCAPRMWSSLNEWLWQDRLWLPPNSSWAELEDRDGLVYAHPQDLLAALPLALALVAVRFIFERLVGLPLSRWLGVRDQARRLVKPNATLEKHFLMEGWRPKEPQMAVLAAQCGLTLRQTQRWFRRRRNQERPCLTKKFCEASWRFVFYLCSFFGGLSILYHESWLWRPVMCWENYPKQPLKPALYCWYLLELSFYISLLIRLPFDIKRKDFKEQVAHHLVTIILITFSYSANLLRIGSLVLLLHDSADYVLEACKMFNYAHQQQVCNSLFIVFSLVFFYTRLVLFPTQILYTTYYESIANSGPFFGYYFFNSLLLLLQLLHVFWSYLILRMIHSFIKKGQMEKDIRSDVEELDSSEGEAAREHPQLKNGTAPTDGPRSRAAVWLANGHMSAM, from the exons GATGTGGTCCAGTCTGAATGAGTGGCTGTGGCAGGACAGGCTCTGGCTACCGCCCAACAGCTCATGGGCTGAACTGGAGGACCGGGATGGCCTGGTCTACGCCCACCCCCAGGACCTGCTGGCGGCACTGCCCCTGGCACTGGCACTGGTGGCTGTGCGCTTCATCTTCGAGAG ACTCGTCGGCCTGCCCCTGAGCCGGTGGCTGGGTGTGCGGGATCAGGCCAGGAGGCTAGTGAAACCCAACGCCACGCTGGAGAAACACTTCCTCATGGAAGGATGGAGACCCAAGGAG cctcagaTGGCTGTCCTGGCCGCCCAGTGTGGCCTCACGCTGCGGCAGACCCAACGCTGGTTCCGGAGACGCCGGAACCAGGAACGGCCCTGCCTGACCAAGAAGTTCTGTGAGGCCAG CTGGAGGTTTGTCTTCTATCTGTGCTCCTTCTTCGGTGGCCTCTCGATCCTCTATCAC GAGTCGTGGCTGTGGAGGCCGGTAATGTGCTGGGAAAATTACCCGAAGCAG CCCCTGAAGCCAGCCCTGTACTGTTGGTACCTCCTCGAGCTGAGTTTCTACATCTCCCTACTGATCAGGCTGCCCTTCGACATCAAGCGCAAG GATTTCAAGGAGCAGGTGGCACACCACCTTGTGACCATCATCCTCATCACCTTCTCCTACAGCGCGAACCTGCTGCGCATTGGCTCTCTGGTGCTGCTGCTGCACGACTCCGCAGACTACGTGTTGGAG gcctgtAAGATGTTTAACTATGCGCACCAGCAGCAAGTGTGCAACTCTCTCTTCATCGTCTTCTCCTTGGTCTTCTTCTACACTCGCCTTGTGCTCTTCCCCACCCA GATCCTGTACACCACATACTACGAGTCCATCGCCAACTCGGGCCCCTTCTTCGGCTACTACTTCTTCAActccctcctgctgctgctgcagctgctgcacGTGTTCTGGTCCTACCTCATCCTTCGCATGATCCACAGCTTCATTAAGAAAGGCCAG ATGGAGAAGGACATTCGCAGTGACGTGGAGGAGTTGGACTCGAGTGAAGGGGAGGCAGCCCGGGAGCATCCGCAGCTGAAGAACGGGACGGCGCCCACTGATGGCCCTCGGAGCCGGGCAGCCGTGTGGCTGGCCAACGGGCACATGTCAGCCATGTAG
- the CERS4 gene encoding ceramide synthase 4 isoform X2, whose product MRSIQPGGHLEREHFRMWSSLNEWLWQDRLWLPPNSSWAELEDRDGLVYAHPQDLLAALPLALALVAVRFIFERLVGLPLSRWLGVRDQARRLVKPNATLEKHFLMEGWRPKEPQMAVLAAQCGLTLRQTQRWFRRRRNQERPCLTKKFCEASWRFVFYLCSFFGGLSILYHESWLWRPVMCWENYPKQPLKPALYCWYLLELSFYISLLIRLPFDIKRKDFKEQVAHHLVTIILITFSYSANLLRIGSLVLLLHDSADYVLEACKMFNYAHQQQVCNSLFIVFSLVFFYTRLVLFPTQILYTTYYESIANSGPFFGYYFFNSLLLLLQLLHVFWSYLILRMIHSFIKKGQMEKDIRSDVEELDSSEGEAAREHPQLKNGTAPTDGPRSRAAVWLANGHMSAM is encoded by the exons GATGTGGTCCAGTCTGAATGAGTGGCTGTGGCAGGACAGGCTCTGGCTACCGCCCAACAGCTCATGGGCTGAACTGGAGGACCGGGATGGCCTGGTCTACGCCCACCCCCAGGACCTGCTGGCGGCACTGCCCCTGGCACTGGCACTGGTGGCTGTGCGCTTCATCTTCGAGAG ACTCGTCGGCCTGCCCCTGAGCCGGTGGCTGGGTGTGCGGGATCAGGCCAGGAGGCTAGTGAAACCCAACGCCACGCTGGAGAAACACTTCCTCATGGAAGGATGGAGACCCAAGGAG cctcagaTGGCTGTCCTGGCCGCCCAGTGTGGCCTCACGCTGCGGCAGACCCAACGCTGGTTCCGGAGACGCCGGAACCAGGAACGGCCCTGCCTGACCAAGAAGTTCTGTGAGGCCAG CTGGAGGTTTGTCTTCTATCTGTGCTCCTTCTTCGGTGGCCTCTCGATCCTCTATCAC GAGTCGTGGCTGTGGAGGCCGGTAATGTGCTGGGAAAATTACCCGAAGCAG CCCCTGAAGCCAGCCCTGTACTGTTGGTACCTCCTCGAGCTGAGTTTCTACATCTCCCTACTGATCAGGCTGCCCTTCGACATCAAGCGCAAG GATTTCAAGGAGCAGGTGGCACACCACCTTGTGACCATCATCCTCATCACCTTCTCCTACAGCGCGAACCTGCTGCGCATTGGCTCTCTGGTGCTGCTGCTGCACGACTCCGCAGACTACGTGTTGGAG gcctgtAAGATGTTTAACTATGCGCACCAGCAGCAAGTGTGCAACTCTCTCTTCATCGTCTTCTCCTTGGTCTTCTTCTACACTCGCCTTGTGCTCTTCCCCACCCA GATCCTGTACACCACATACTACGAGTCCATCGCCAACTCGGGCCCCTTCTTCGGCTACTACTTCTTCAActccctcctgctgctgctgcagctgctgcacGTGTTCTGGTCCTACCTCATCCTTCGCATGATCCACAGCTTCATTAAGAAAGGCCAG ATGGAGAAGGACATTCGCAGTGACGTGGAGGAGTTGGACTCGAGTGAAGGGGAGGCAGCCCGGGAGCATCCGCAGCTGAAGAACGGGACGGCGCCCACTGATGGCCCTCGGAGCCGGGCAGCCGTGTGGCTGGCCAACGGGCACATGTCAGCCATGTAG
- the CERS4 gene encoding ceramide synthase 4 isoform X3, whose amino-acid sequence MYLRKKSEPFEGDWMWSSLNEWLWQDRLWLPPNSSWAELEDRDGLVYAHPQDLLAALPLALALVAVRFIFERLVGLPLSRWLGVRDQARRLVKPNATLEKHFLMEGWRPKEPQMAVLAAQCGLTLRQTQRWFRRRRNQERPCLTKKFCEASWRFVFYLCSFFGGLSILYHESWLWRPVMCWENYPKQPLKPALYCWYLLELSFYISLLIRLPFDIKRKDFKEQVAHHLVTIILITFSYSANLLRIGSLVLLLHDSADYVLEACKMFNYAHQQQVCNSLFIVFSLVFFYTRLVLFPTQILYTTYYESIANSGPFFGYYFFNSLLLLLQLLHVFWSYLILRMIHSFIKKGQMEKDIRSDVEELDSSEGEAAREHPQLKNGTAPTDGPRSRAAVWLANGHMSAM is encoded by the exons GATGTGGTCCAGTCTGAATGAGTGGCTGTGGCAGGACAGGCTCTGGCTACCGCCCAACAGCTCATGGGCTGAACTGGAGGACCGGGATGGCCTGGTCTACGCCCACCCCCAGGACCTGCTGGCGGCACTGCCCCTGGCACTGGCACTGGTGGCTGTGCGCTTCATCTTCGAGAG ACTCGTCGGCCTGCCCCTGAGCCGGTGGCTGGGTGTGCGGGATCAGGCCAGGAGGCTAGTGAAACCCAACGCCACGCTGGAGAAACACTTCCTCATGGAAGGATGGAGACCCAAGGAG cctcagaTGGCTGTCCTGGCCGCCCAGTGTGGCCTCACGCTGCGGCAGACCCAACGCTGGTTCCGGAGACGCCGGAACCAGGAACGGCCCTGCCTGACCAAGAAGTTCTGTGAGGCCAG CTGGAGGTTTGTCTTCTATCTGTGCTCCTTCTTCGGTGGCCTCTCGATCCTCTATCAC GAGTCGTGGCTGTGGAGGCCGGTAATGTGCTGGGAAAATTACCCGAAGCAG CCCCTGAAGCCAGCCCTGTACTGTTGGTACCTCCTCGAGCTGAGTTTCTACATCTCCCTACTGATCAGGCTGCCCTTCGACATCAAGCGCAAG GATTTCAAGGAGCAGGTGGCACACCACCTTGTGACCATCATCCTCATCACCTTCTCCTACAGCGCGAACCTGCTGCGCATTGGCTCTCTGGTGCTGCTGCTGCACGACTCCGCAGACTACGTGTTGGAG gcctgtAAGATGTTTAACTATGCGCACCAGCAGCAAGTGTGCAACTCTCTCTTCATCGTCTTCTCCTTGGTCTTCTTCTACACTCGCCTTGTGCTCTTCCCCACCCA GATCCTGTACACCACATACTACGAGTCCATCGCCAACTCGGGCCCCTTCTTCGGCTACTACTTCTTCAActccctcctgctgctgctgcagctgctgcacGTGTTCTGGTCCTACCTCATCCTTCGCATGATCCACAGCTTCATTAAGAAAGGCCAG ATGGAGAAGGACATTCGCAGTGACGTGGAGGAGTTGGACTCGAGTGAAGGGGAGGCAGCCCGGGAGCATCCGCAGCTGAAGAACGGGACGGCGCCCACTGATGGCCCTCGGAGCCGGGCAGCCGTGTGGCTGGCCAACGGGCACATGTCAGCCATGTAG
- the CERS4 gene encoding ceramide synthase 4 isoform X4, producing the protein MWSSLNEWLWQDRLWLPPNSSWAELEDRDGLVYAHPQDLLAALPLALALVAVRFIFERLVGLPLSRWLGVRDQARRLVKPNATLEKHFLMEGWRPKEPQMAVLAAQCGLTLRQTQRWFRRRRNQERPCLTKKFCEASWRFVFYLCSFFGGLSILYHESWLWRPVMCWENYPKQPLKPALYCWYLLELSFYISLLIRLPFDIKRKDFKEQVAHHLVTIILITFSYSANLLRIGSLVLLLHDSADYVLEACKMFNYAHQQQVCNSLFIVFSLVFFYTRLVLFPTQILYTTYYESIANSGPFFGYYFFNSLLLLLQLLHVFWSYLILRMIHSFIKKGQMEKDIRSDVEELDSSEGEAAREHPQLKNGTAPTDGPRSRAAVWLANGHMSAM; encoded by the exons ATGTGGTCCAGTCTGAATGAGTGGCTGTGGCAGGACAGGCTCTGGCTACCGCCCAACAGCTCATGGGCTGAACTGGAGGACCGGGATGGCCTGGTCTACGCCCACCCCCAGGACCTGCTGGCGGCACTGCCCCTGGCACTGGCACTGGTGGCTGTGCGCTTCATCTTCGAGAG ACTCGTCGGCCTGCCCCTGAGCCGGTGGCTGGGTGTGCGGGATCAGGCCAGGAGGCTAGTGAAACCCAACGCCACGCTGGAGAAACACTTCCTCATGGAAGGATGGAGACCCAAGGAG cctcagaTGGCTGTCCTGGCCGCCCAGTGTGGCCTCACGCTGCGGCAGACCCAACGCTGGTTCCGGAGACGCCGGAACCAGGAACGGCCCTGCCTGACCAAGAAGTTCTGTGAGGCCAG CTGGAGGTTTGTCTTCTATCTGTGCTCCTTCTTCGGTGGCCTCTCGATCCTCTATCAC GAGTCGTGGCTGTGGAGGCCGGTAATGTGCTGGGAAAATTACCCGAAGCAG CCCCTGAAGCCAGCCCTGTACTGTTGGTACCTCCTCGAGCTGAGTTTCTACATCTCCCTACTGATCAGGCTGCCCTTCGACATCAAGCGCAAG GATTTCAAGGAGCAGGTGGCACACCACCTTGTGACCATCATCCTCATCACCTTCTCCTACAGCGCGAACCTGCTGCGCATTGGCTCTCTGGTGCTGCTGCTGCACGACTCCGCAGACTACGTGTTGGAG gcctgtAAGATGTTTAACTATGCGCACCAGCAGCAAGTGTGCAACTCTCTCTTCATCGTCTTCTCCTTGGTCTTCTTCTACACTCGCCTTGTGCTCTTCCCCACCCA GATCCTGTACACCACATACTACGAGTCCATCGCCAACTCGGGCCCCTTCTTCGGCTACTACTTCTTCAActccctcctgctgctgctgcagctgctgcacGTGTTCTGGTCCTACCTCATCCTTCGCATGATCCACAGCTTCATTAAGAAAGGCCAG ATGGAGAAGGACATTCGCAGTGACGTGGAGGAGTTGGACTCGAGTGAAGGGGAGGCAGCCCGGGAGCATCCGCAGCTGAAGAACGGGACGGCGCCCACTGATGGCCCTCGGAGCCGGGCAGCCGTGTGGCTGGCCAACGGGCACATGTCAGCCATGTAG